The Candidatus Rokuibacteriota bacterium genome has a window encoding:
- the cas4 gene encoding CRISPR-associated protein Cas4 produces the protein MREGGPGARSGEASPAVVVTATDLKQWAYCPRIPFYRHVLPVRAAPTYKMERGKHVQAAVEALERRRGFRAYGMRQGERRFGVWLHSERLGLSGKLDLLILTPEACYPVDFKDTEGGPRRNHRLQLTAYALLAEEAFERPAPDAFIYLVPEKRVVGLALTEADREDVRVALGEIRRMIEREELPAPTAARGRCAVCELRNYCGDVC, from the coding sequence ATGCGTGAGGGCGGGCCGGGAGCGCGATCGGGCGAGGCGAGCCCGGCGGTCGTGGTGACGGCGACGGACCTCAAGCAATGGGCCTACTGCCCCCGCATCCCGTTCTACCGCCACGTGCTGCCCGTGCGCGCGGCCCCGACCTACAAGATGGAGCGAGGCAAGCACGTCCAGGCGGCCGTGGAAGCGCTGGAGCGGCGCCGCGGCTTCCGCGCCTACGGGATGCGTCAGGGCGAGCGCCGGTTCGGCGTCTGGCTCCACTCCGAGCGCCTGGGCCTGTCAGGCAAGCTCGACCTGCTCATCCTCACGCCGGAAGCCTGCTATCCGGTCGACTTCAAGGACACCGAGGGCGGGCCGCGGCGGAACCACCGGCTCCAGCTCACGGCCTACGCCCTCCTGGCCGAGGAGGCCTTCGAGCGCCCCGCGCCGGATGCGTTCATCTACCTGGTGCCCGAGAAGCGGGTCGTCGGCCTCGCGCTGACCGAAGCCGACCGCGAGGACGTCCGCGTGGCGCTCGGGGAGATACGCCGGATGATCGAGCGCGAGGAGCTGCCCGCGCCGACTGCCGCGCGCGGCCGGTGTGCGGTGTGCGAGCTCCGGAATTACTGCGGGGACGTCTGCTGA
- the cas2 gene encoding CRISPR-associated endonuclease Cas2, whose protein sequence is MRGQEVLTYVVYDIEDDRVRGRVANACKDYGLERMQYSAFCGQLDASRRSELAARLADTLGREIGKILVLPVCEKDARARREFRNEPRAEDAADA, encoded by the coding sequence GTGAGAGGCCAGGAGGTCCTGACCTACGTGGTGTACGACATCGAGGACGACCGGGTGCGCGGGCGGGTGGCCAACGCGTGCAAGGACTACGGGCTCGAGCGGATGCAGTACAGCGCCTTCTGCGGCCAGCTCGATGCGAGCCGGCGCAGCGAGCTGGCGGCGCGGCTGGCGGACACGCTGGGCCGCGAGATCGGCAAGATCCTCGTCCTCCCCGTGTGCGAGAAGGACGCCCGGGCCAGGCGCGAGTTCCGGAACGAGCCGCGGGCCGAGGACGCGGCGGATGCGTGA
- the cas1 gene encoding CRISPR-associated endonuclease Cas1: MNAGLEPFAGFLHVDRPGKPSLVLDLVEEFRQPVVDRAVIAALTRGVKIETREGLLSDESRHAVAGAVLERLEGEIAFRGRRHRLKSVIQIQARNLASALRGGEPYRAFAFKW, encoded by the coding sequence ATGAACGCCGGGCTCGAGCCCTTCGCCGGCTTCCTCCATGTGGACCGGCCCGGCAAGCCCTCGCTCGTGCTGGACCTGGTCGAGGAGTTCCGCCAGCCCGTCGTGGACCGGGCGGTGATCGCGGCCCTGACCAGGGGCGTGAAGATCGAGACGCGGGAGGGCTTGCTGAGCGACGAGAGCCGGCATGCCGTGGCGGGGGCCGTGCTCGAGCGGCTGGAGGGGGAGATCGCGTTTCGCGGCCGCCGGCATCGCCTCAAGTCCGTCATCCAGATCCAGGCGCGGAACCTGGCGAGCGCCCTGCGGGGCGGGGAGCCGTACCGCGCCTTCGCCTTCAAGTGGTGA
- the cas1 gene encoding CRISPR-associated endonuclease Cas1, protein MNSVIVSDFGVMLGKTGERLVVRGPRPRLELVEGGPQLFLPMEVAARPPLQVVTSDGVKTPPVPLRRPKAGSGAAPRTKPEQVELPLFQVSEIVVAGGGISISTDLIEGCCERGIHLSFLTPGGRPFAMLSSPMLTATVLTRREQMAAYGDRRGLEVARAIVRGKLGNQAALLKYFGKYLKTANAGAFKELRAAVEGVQGRRREVDGVTGERVDEARPALLAIEGGAGRQYWTGVRVLLEGHAHFETREHRGAPDPVNSALNYGYGILYTQV, encoded by the coding sequence ATGAATAGCGTGATCGTCAGCGACTTCGGAGTCATGCTGGGCAAGACGGGCGAGCGCTTGGTGGTCCGGGGGCCCCGGCCGCGACTCGAGCTGGTCGAGGGCGGGCCCCAGCTCTTCCTGCCGATGGAAGTGGCGGCGCGGCCCCCCTTGCAGGTGGTGACCTCCGATGGCGTCAAGACGCCCCCCGTCCCGCTCCGGCGGCCGAAGGCGGGGAGCGGCGCGGCGCCACGGACGAAGCCGGAGCAGGTGGAGCTGCCGCTCTTCCAGGTCAGCGAGATCGTCGTCGCCGGCGGGGGGATCTCGATCTCCACCGACCTCATCGAGGGGTGCTGCGAGCGAGGCATCCACCTCTCGTTCCTGACGCCGGGCGGGCGCCCCTTCGCGATGCTCTCATCGCCGATGCTCACCGCCACGGTCCTGACGCGGCGGGAGCAGATGGCGGCCTACGGCGACCGGCGGGGCCTCGAGGTGGCGCGAGCGATCGTGCGCGGCAAGCTCGGCAACCAGGCGGCGCTCCTCAAGTACTTCGGCAAGTACCTCAAGACGGCCAACGCGGGGGCATTCAAGGAACTTCGGGCTGCCGTCGAGGGCGTCCAGGGCCGGCGCCGCGAGGTGGACGGCGTGACCGGCGAGCGGGTGGACGAGGCGCGCCCGGCGCTCCTCGCCATCGAGGGCGGTGCCGGGCGCCAGTACTGGACCGGCGTGCGCGTGCTGCTCGAGGGCCACGCGCACTTCGAGACGCGCGAGCATCGCGGGGCCCCCGATCCCGTGAACTCCGCGCTCAACTACGGCTACGGCATCCTCTACACGCAGGTGTAG